One genomic region from Bradyrhizobium icense encodes:
- the glpK gene encoding glycerol kinase GlpK encodes MSFVLAIDQGTTSSRAMVFRSDISIAATAQQEFPQHFPASGWVEHEPEDIWTSTLQVCRQALEKAGLKAKDIAAIGITNQRETTVVWDRATGQAVHRAIVWQDRRTADICAKLKSEGHEPTISARTGLIIDPYFSGTKVAWILDHVPGARERAGRGELMFGTVDCYLLWRLTGGKVHATDATNASRTLLFNIHTGEWDDELLKLLRVPRSMLPEVKDSSAKFGESVPDLFGGPIAVSGIAGDQQAATIGQACFTPGMIKSTYGTGCFALLNTGTMPVASKNKLLTTIAYQLDGKRTYALEGSIFVAGSAVQWLRDGLGIIKQASETGPLADKSDSMQSVYLVPAFVGLGAPYWNPRVRGALFGLTRNTGPAELAHAALESVCYQTFDLWAAMRADWPDATAANIVLRVDGGMTASDWTMQRLADLLDAPVDRPMIQETTALGAAYLAGLNAGVYPEPARFADNWRLEHRFKPAMSKATRERKLAGWARAVKGVLASDEGEG; translated from the coding sequence ATGTCCTTTGTGCTGGCCATCGATCAGGGCACCACGTCTTCACGCGCCATGGTGTTCCGCAGCGACATTTCCATCGCCGCCACGGCACAGCAGGAATTCCCGCAGCATTTCCCGGCATCCGGCTGGGTCGAGCATGAGCCGGAGGACATCTGGACCTCGACGTTACAGGTCTGCCGCCAGGCGCTGGAAAAGGCCGGCCTGAAAGCGAAAGACATCGCCGCCATCGGCATTACCAACCAGCGCGAGACCACGGTGGTCTGGGACCGCGCCACGGGGCAGGCGGTACACCGCGCCATCGTCTGGCAGGACCGCCGCACCGCCGATATCTGCGCCAAATTAAAAAGTGAAGGCCATGAGCCCACGATCTCGGCCAGGACGGGCCTGATCATCGACCCCTATTTCTCCGGCACCAAAGTCGCCTGGATCCTCGACCACGTGCCGGGCGCGCGCGAGCGCGCCGGCCGCGGCGAACTGATGTTCGGCACCGTCGATTGCTATCTGCTGTGGCGGCTGACCGGCGGCAAGGTGCACGCCACCGACGCCACCAACGCCTCGCGCACGCTGCTGTTCAACATCCACACCGGCGAGTGGGACGACGAACTCCTGAAGCTGTTGCGCGTGCCGCGCTCAATGCTGCCGGAGGTGAAAGATTCCTCCGCCAAGTTCGGTGAATCCGTGCCCGACTTGTTCGGCGGCCCGATCGCAGTATCCGGCATCGCCGGCGACCAACAGGCCGCAACCATCGGCCAGGCCTGCTTCACGCCTGGCATGATCAAGTCGACCTATGGCACCGGCTGCTTCGCGCTGCTTAACACCGGCACCATGCCGGTCGCCTCGAAGAACAAGCTGCTCACCACCATCGCCTATCAGCTCGACGGCAAACGCACCTATGCGCTAGAAGGCTCGATCTTCGTCGCAGGAAGCGCTGTGCAATGGCTGCGCGACGGCCTCGGCATCATCAAGCAGGCATCCGAGACGGGCCCGCTCGCCGACAAATCCGATTCCATGCAGAGCGTCTATCTGGTGCCGGCCTTCGTGGGCTTAGGCGCGCCCTACTGGAATCCGCGCGTCCGCGGCGCGTTGTTCGGCCTCACCCGCAACACTGGCCCCGCCGAACTCGCCCATGCCGCGCTGGAAAGCGTCTGCTACCAGACCTTCGACCTCTGGGCCGCCATGCGCGCCGACTGGCCGGACGCAACCGCCGCCAACATCGTGCTCCGCGTCGACGGCGGCATGACCGCGTCCGATTGGACCATGCAGCGCCTCGCCGATCTGCTCGACGCGCCGGTCGACCGCCCGATGATCCAGGAAACCACGGCATTAGGCGCCGCCTATCTCGCCGGGCTGAACGCCGGCGTCTATCCCGAGCCGGCAAGGTTCGCCGACAACTGGCGGCTCGAACACCGCTTCAAGCCGGCGATGAGCAAGGCGACACGAGAACGGAAGCTGGCGGGCTGGGCGAGGGCGGTTAAGGGCGTGCTGGCGAGTGATGAGGGGGAGGGGTAA
- a CDS encoding 3-hydroxyacyl-CoA dehydrogenase NAD-binding domain-containing protein: MSEVVKLERHDVIAIVTVNSPPVNALSAAVRGGIFECMKSAIADSEVKAIVLTCAGRTFIAGADITEFGKPPKPPGLAEVLDLMESSPKPIIAAIHGTALGGGLEVALACHYRVAVKEARLGLPEVKLGLLPGAGGTQRLPRAVGPELAVKMIVSGDPISAAEALKNGLIEEIVEGPASGGEAFALKVLAEKRPLRKLRDDDSKLAAAKADISIFTNAVAALTKKARGLEAPFAAADAVRAAIELPFDEGLKKEREGFLKLVASDQSKAQRYAFFSEREAAKIAGVPDGTKPRPVERVAIIGAGTMGGGIAMSFANAGIPVTLIETGEEQLKRGMGVMQKNYEATAARGGIPADAPAKRMGLIDGKVGLEHVKDADLVIEAVFETMAVKKEVFEALDKHAKPGAVLASNTSYLNIDEIAKVTKRPQDILGMHFFSPANVMKLCEIVRADKTAPDALTTAVSIARKIAKVPAVVGVCDGFVGNRMLAQRGKQSEKLLFEGALPQQVDAVVTKFGMPMGPFAMSDLAGLDIGWRSRKDRGIKSEIADALCEAGRFGQKTGKGYYKYEGGSRAPLPDPEVEKLIDETLQRMGRKKRVVSDDEILERMMYPMINEGARILEEGIAARPSDIDVIWLYGYGWPIYRGGPMFYADQVGLKHIADRLSYYAKETNDPSLEPAPLLKRLAAEGKTFASLAQQSKAA; this comes from the coding sequence GTGAGCGAAGTGGTAAAACTCGAGCGTCATGACGTCATCGCCATCGTCACGGTCAACAGCCCTCCCGTCAATGCGCTGAGCGCCGCGGTGCGCGGCGGCATCTTCGAATGCATGAAGAGCGCGATTGCGGATTCGGAAGTGAAGGCGATCGTGCTGACCTGCGCCGGCCGGACCTTCATCGCGGGCGCCGACATCACCGAATTCGGCAAGCCGCCGAAGCCTCCGGGTCTCGCCGAAGTTTTGGACCTCATGGAGAGCTCGCCGAAGCCGATCATCGCCGCCATCCACGGCACGGCGCTCGGCGGCGGTCTCGAAGTCGCGCTGGCATGCCACTATCGCGTCGCGGTCAAGGAGGCCAGGCTCGGCCTGCCCGAGGTGAAGCTCGGCCTGCTGCCGGGCGCCGGCGGCACCCAGCGGCTGCCGCGCGCCGTCGGGCCGGAGCTTGCGGTCAAGATGATCGTCAGCGGTGACCCGATCAGCGCGGCGGAGGCGCTCAAGAACGGCCTGATCGAGGAAATCGTCGAGGGGCCGGCGTCGGGCGGCGAAGCCTTTGCGCTCAAGGTGCTGGCGGAGAAGCGTCCCCTGCGCAAGCTGCGTGACGACGATTCCAAGCTCGCCGCCGCCAAGGCCGACATCTCGATCTTTACCAACGCGGTCGCCGCATTGACCAAGAAGGCGAGGGGGCTGGAAGCGCCGTTCGCTGCCGCGGACGCCGTGCGCGCCGCCATCGAGTTGCCGTTCGATGAAGGGCTGAAGAAGGAGCGCGAGGGTTTTCTCAAGCTCGTTGCCAGCGACCAGTCCAAGGCGCAGCGCTACGCGTTCTTCTCGGAACGCGAAGCAGCAAAAATCGCCGGCGTGCCTGATGGTACCAAGCCGCGCCCGGTCGAGCGCGTCGCCATCATCGGCGCCGGCACCATGGGCGGCGGCATCGCGATGTCCTTTGCCAATGCCGGTATCCCGGTGACGCTGATCGAGACCGGCGAGGAACAGCTCAAGCGCGGCATGGGCGTGATGCAGAAGAATTACGAGGCGACGGCGGCGCGTGGCGGCATTCCCGCCGATGCGCCGGCCAAGCGCATGGGCCTGATCGACGGCAAGGTCGGCCTCGAGCACGTCAAGGACGCTGACCTTGTGATCGAAGCCGTATTCGAGACCATGGCGGTCAAGAAGGAGGTATTCGAGGCGCTCGACAAGCACGCCAAGCCTGGCGCGGTGCTGGCCTCCAACACGTCGTACCTGAACATCGACGAGATCGCGAAGGTCACAAAACGTCCGCAGGACATCCTCGGCATGCACTTCTTCTCGCCGGCCAACGTGATGAAGCTGTGCGAGATCGTCCGCGCCGACAAGACCGCCCCGGATGCCTTGACGACCGCGGTGTCGATCGCGCGCAAGATCGCAAAAGTGCCGGCGGTGGTCGGCGTCTGCGACGGTTTTGTCGGCAACCGCATGCTGGCCCAGCGCGGCAAGCAGTCGGAAAAGCTGCTGTTCGAAGGCGCATTGCCGCAGCAGGTCGACGCCGTGGTGACCAAGTTCGGCATGCCGATGGGGCCGTTCGCGATGAGCGATCTCGCCGGCCTCGATATCGGCTGGCGTTCGCGCAAGGACCGCGGCATCAAGTCGGAAATCGCCGACGCGCTGTGCGAGGCCGGCCGTTTCGGCCAGAAGACCGGCAAGGGCTACTACAAGTATGAAGGCGGCTCGCGCGCGCCGCTGCCCGATCCGGAAGTCGAGAAGCTGATCGACGAAACCTTGCAGCGGATGGGCCGCAAGAAGCGCGTCGTCAGCGACGACGAGATCCTCGAGCGCATGATGTACCCGATGATCAACGAGGGTGCACGCATCCTCGAAGAGGGCATCGCCGCGCGTCCGAGCGACATCGACGTCATCTGGCTTTATGGCTATGGCTGGCCGATCTATCGCGGCGGCCCGATGTTCTATGCCGATCAGGTCGGGCTGAAGCATATTGCCGATCGTCTCTCCTATTACGCCAAGGAGACCAACGATCCCTCGCTCGAACCGGCGCCGCTGCTCAAGCGCCTGGCCGCCGAAGGCAAGACGTTCGCGTCGCTGGCGCAGCAGTCGAAGGCGGCTTGA
- a CDS encoding IclR family transcriptional regulator, which yields MKRPGKKVATDRSFVVALSRGLDVLRAFQPNDGLLGNQELAARTKLPKPTISRLTYTLTKLGYLTPVPRFEKYQLAPSAMALGYAALANLGVRHLSEPYREALMRETGGAVAVGGRDRHSMIYFGQSRTGLLGVQLDVGSRVPIATTAMGRAYIWALPDDERASLLRELRDHYGNRWPKMRDGIERAGEMLARHGFTISAGEWQDDVHAVGVPLKLSDGTGPYAFNCGAPAFRFTEDRLINDIGPRLVTMVRNIEAALGGAAPQSKKSENKKLKAGGRVARLAEGIR from the coding sequence ATGAAGCGTCCAGGGAAGAAAGTGGCGACTGATCGCAGCTTTGTCGTCGCGCTCTCCCGCGGACTCGATGTGTTGCGCGCATTCCAACCCAATGATGGGCTTCTCGGCAATCAAGAACTCGCCGCCCGTACCAAACTGCCGAAGCCAACCATTTCCCGGCTGACCTATACCCTGACCAAACTCGGGTATCTTACACCCGTTCCGCGCTTCGAGAAGTATCAGCTCGCGCCATCAGCCATGGCGCTGGGGTATGCCGCCCTCGCCAATCTCGGCGTTCGGCATTTGTCCGAGCCTTATCGCGAAGCGCTGATGCGCGAGACCGGCGGCGCCGTCGCGGTCGGCGGACGCGACCGTCACAGCATGATCTATTTCGGTCAGAGCCGCACCGGGCTGCTCGGCGTGCAGCTTGACGTCGGCTCACGCGTTCCGATCGCGACCACCGCGATGGGGCGGGCCTATATCTGGGCACTGCCCGACGACGAACGTGCCTCGTTGTTGCGCGAACTACGCGACCACTACGGCAATCGCTGGCCCAAAATGCGTGACGGCATCGAGCGCGCGGGCGAAATGCTCGCGCGTCACGGATTCACTATCTCTGCCGGCGAATGGCAGGACGATGTGCACGCCGTAGGTGTGCCGCTGAAGCTCAGCGACGGAACCGGACCGTATGCCTTCAATTGCGGCGCGCCCGCTTTCCGCTTCACGGAAGATCGTTTGATCAACGACATTGGACCTCGCCTTGTCACGATGGTAAGGAACATCGAAGCAGCGCTGGGCGGCGCAGCACCACAATCAAAAAAATCAGAGAACAAGAAGTTGAAAGCAGGAGGAAGAGTTGCACGTTTGGCCGAGGGGATCAGATAG
- the pimC gene encoding pimeloyl-CoA dehydrogenase large subunit: MDLAFSKEEIAFREEVRAFFRDNVPPETRLKMVEGRHLSKDEMIAWWRILNKKGWGVSHWPKEYGGTGWSSVQHYIFNEELQMHPAPAPLAFGVSMVGPVIYTFGNEKQKKQYLPRIANVDDWWCQGFSEPGSGSDLASLKTKAERKGDKYIINGQKTWTTLAQHADMIFCLCRTDTTAKKQMGISFIVFDMKSKGVTVRPIETIDGGHEVNEVFFDDVEVPVENLIGEENKGWDYAKFLLGNERTGIARVGVSKERLRRIKELASKVESNGKPVIEDQGFREKLAACEIELKALELTQLRVVADEGKHGKGKPNPASSVLKIKGSEIQQTTTELLMEVIGPFAAPYDEHGDDASNETMDWTAQIAPSYFNNRKVSIYGGSNEIQRNIITKAVLGL; this comes from the coding sequence ATGGATCTCGCTTTCAGCAAGGAAGAAATCGCGTTTCGTGAAGAAGTGAGAGCCTTCTTCCGGGACAACGTGCCGCCGGAGACGCGGCTCAAGATGGTCGAGGGCCGTCACCTCTCCAAGGACGAGATGATTGCCTGGTGGCGCATCCTGAACAAGAAGGGCTGGGGTGTCTCGCACTGGCCGAAGGAATATGGCGGCACCGGCTGGAGCTCGGTGCAGCATTACATCTTCAACGAAGAGCTGCAGATGCATCCAGCGCCGGCGCCGCTCGCCTTCGGCGTCAGCATGGTCGGGCCGGTCATCTATACCTTCGGCAACGAGAAGCAGAAGAAGCAGTATCTGCCGCGCATCGCCAACGTCGACGACTGGTGGTGCCAGGGCTTTTCGGAGCCGGGCTCGGGATCGGACCTCGCCTCGCTGAAAACAAAAGCCGAGCGCAAGGGCGACAAGTACATCATCAACGGCCAGAAGACCTGGACCACGCTGGCGCAGCACGCCGACATGATCTTCTGCCTGTGCCGCACCGACACCACGGCAAAGAAGCAGATGGGCATCTCCTTCATCGTGTTCGACATGAAGTCGAAGGGCGTCACCGTCCGTCCGATCGAGACCATCGACGGTGGCCATGAGGTCAACGAAGTGTTCTTCGACGACGTCGAGGTGCCGGTCGAGAATCTGATCGGTGAGGAGAACAAGGGCTGGGATTACGCCAAGTTCCTGCTCGGCAATGAGCGCACCGGCATCGCGCGCGTCGGCGTTTCCAAGGAGCGGCTGCGCCGCATCAAGGAGCTCGCCTCCAAGGTCGAATCGAACGGCAAGCCCGTGATCGAGGACCAGGGCTTCCGCGAAAAACTCGCGGCTTGCGAGATCGAGCTGAAGGCGCTCGAACTGACGCAGCTCCGGGTCGTCGCTGACGAGGGCAAGCACGGCAAGGGCAAGCCCAACCCGGCATCTTCGGTGCTGAAGATCAAGGGTTCGGAAATCCAGCAGACCACCACCGAACTTCTGATGGAAGTGATCGGCCCGTTCGCAGCTCCCTACGACGAGCATGGCGACGACGCCTCCAACGAGACCATGGACTGGACCGCACAGATCGCTCCGAGCTACTTCAACAACCGCAAGGTCTCGATCTACGGCGGCTCCAACGAGATCCAGCGCAACATCATCACCAAGGCGGTGCTGGGGCTTTAG
- the pimA gene encoding dicarboxylate--CoA ligase PimA, giving the protein MTHPGEQFYPQGVRWDETIARGTLPDLLSTAVAEFGSRPALEFRDKPISYAGLEDKVEVAASAFLRAGYGKGASVALFLGNTPDHPINFFGALKAGARVVHLSPLDGEIALSHKLTDSGARIVVTSNLSALLPTALKFLDKGLIDRLIVCEDDHWGKVGTPQTALPDNPKINTYKQFTDGAAKPSQWPAISADDVALLQYTGGTTGLPKGAMLSHGNLTSAVSIYDVWGRPARAARNAIERVICVLPLFHIFALTVVMLSSLRRGNLVSLHQRFDVEAVMRDIEVKRATVFPGVPTMWIAIAALPDLDRRDFSSLRTAGSGGAPLPMEVARIFERKVGMKLRSGWGMTETSPAGTAHPEDGPDKPGSVGVMLPGIEIDVVSLDDPTKVLSVGETGEIRIRGPNVIKGYWNLPKETAEAFVGDRFLTGDVGYMDADGYFYLVDRKKDMIISGGFNVYPQMIEQAIYTHPSVQEVIVIGIPDDYRGESAKAFITLRADAQPFTIDELRSFLAGKLGKHELPTAVEFVAELPRTPVGKLSRHELRQQQSPPQATAIKQQAATGGRS; this is encoded by the coding sequence ATGACCCATCCCGGCGAACAGTTCTATCCGCAAGGCGTCCGTTGGGACGAGACGATCGCGCGCGGCACACTGCCCGATCTGTTGTCGACCGCCGTCGCCGAGTTCGGCTCACGCCCGGCGCTCGAATTCCGCGACAAGCCGATCAGCTATGCCGGGCTGGAGGACAAGGTCGAGGTTGCCGCAAGCGCTTTCCTGCGCGCCGGCTACGGCAAGGGCGCGTCGGTCGCCCTGTTTCTCGGCAACACGCCGGATCATCCGATCAATTTCTTCGGCGCACTGAAGGCAGGCGCCCGCGTCGTGCACCTGTCACCGCTCGACGGCGAAATCGCGCTGTCGCACAAGCTCACCGATTCCGGCGCGCGCATCGTCGTCACCAGCAATCTCTCCGCGCTGCTTCCGACCGCGCTGAAGTTTCTCGACAAAGGACTGATCGACAGGCTGATCGTCTGCGAGGACGATCATTGGGGCAAGGTCGGCACGCCACAGACGGCGCTGCCGGACAATCCCAAGATCAATACTTACAAACAATTCACGGACGGCGCGGCCAAGCCGAGCCAATGGCCTGCCATCTCGGCCGATGACGTCGCCTTGCTGCAATATACCGGCGGCACAACGGGCCTGCCGAAGGGCGCAATGCTCAGCCATGGCAACCTGACCTCGGCGGTCTCGATCTACGACGTCTGGGGTAGGCCGGCACGCGCCGCGCGTAACGCGATCGAACGCGTGATCTGCGTGCTGCCGCTGTTCCATATCTTTGCGCTGACCGTGGTGATGCTCTCCTCGCTCCGCCGCGGCAATCTGGTCTCGCTGCACCAGCGCTTCGATGTGGAGGCCGTGATGCGCGACATCGAGGTCAAGCGCGCCACCGTTTTTCCCGGCGTGCCGACGATGTGGATCGCCATCGCCGCGCTGCCCGATCTCGACAGGCGTGATTTCTCATCGCTACGCACCGCCGGCTCGGGCGGCGCGCCGCTGCCGATGGAAGTCGCAAGGATTTTTGAGCGCAAGGTCGGCATGAAGCTGAGGAGCGGCTGGGGCATGACCGAGACGTCCCCTGCTGGCACCGCGCATCCGGAGGATGGACCGGACAAGCCGGGTTCGGTCGGGGTGATGCTGCCCGGCATCGAGATCGACGTTGTGTCGCTGGACGACCCGACAAAGGTGCTGTCCGTCGGCGAGACCGGCGAAATCCGCATCAGGGGGCCGAACGTCATCAAGGGTTACTGGAACCTGCCGAAGGAAACCGCGGAAGCCTTTGTCGGCGACCGCTTCCTGACCGGCGACGTCGGCTACATGGATGCCGACGGCTATTTCTACCTGGTCGACCGCAAGAAGGACATGATCATCTCCGGCGGCTTCAACGTCTATCCGCAGATGATCGAGCAGGCGATCTACACCCATCCGTCGGTGCAGGAAGTCATCGTGATCGGCATCCCCGACGATTACCGCGGCGAGTCGGCGAAAGCCTTCATCACGCTGCGCGCGGACGCTCAGCCGTTCACCATCGATGAGCTGCGCAGCTTCCTCGCGGGCAAGCTCGGCAAGCACGAGCTGCCGACCGCCGTCGAGTTCGTCGCGGAATTGCCGCGCACGCCGGTCGGCAAGCTGTCGCGCCACGAATTGCGTCAGCAGCAATCGCCGCCGCAGGCCACAGCGATCAAACAACAAGCCGCAACAGGAGGCCGTTCCTAA
- a CDS encoding ABC transporter ATP-binding protein, producing MTAMLNIKDLRAYYGQVQALHGLSFSLNEGSLTTLLGANGAGKTTTLRAICNMVRSTGAIEFEGKPLSGKSTENVVRLGIAHVPQGRGTFTTMTVEENLQLGAITRNDKKGVVADIERMYEHFPVLKERHTQQAGTLSGGEQQMLAVARALMLRPRLMLLDEPSFGLAPLIVRELFKILGKINREDKVTILVVEQNAQLALELADKAYVIETGRIVMSGSAAEIANNEDVRKSYLGY from the coding sequence ATGACCGCGATGCTCAACATCAAGGATCTCCGCGCCTATTATGGCCAGGTCCAGGCGCTTCATGGCCTCAGCTTTTCCCTCAACGAGGGCAGCCTGACCACGTTGCTCGGCGCCAACGGCGCCGGCAAGACCACCACCTTGCGGGCGATCTGCAACATGGTGCGTTCGACCGGCGCGATCGAGTTCGAGGGCAAGCCGCTCTCCGGCAAGTCGACCGAAAACGTCGTCCGTCTCGGCATAGCGCATGTGCCGCAGGGCCGCGGCACCTTCACGACCATGACGGTGGAGGAAAACCTGCAGTTGGGAGCCATCACCCGCAACGACAAGAAGGGCGTGGTGGCCGACATCGAGCGCATGTACGAGCACTTTCCCGTGCTCAAGGAACGGCACACCCAGCAGGCTGGCACGCTCTCGGGCGGCGAGCAGCAGATGCTCGCCGTTGCGCGTGCGCTGATGCTGCGTCCACGGCTGATGCTGCTGGACGAGCCGTCGTTCGGCCTCGCACCGCTGATCGTGCGCGAACTGTTCAAGATCCTCGGCAAGATCAACCGCGAGGACAAGGTCACCATTTTGGTGGTGGAGCAGAACGCGCAACTTGCGCTGGAGCTCGCGGACAAGGCCTACGTCATTGAAACCGGACGCATCGTGATGTCGGGAAGCGCTGCCGAAATCGCGAACAACGAAGACGTCCGCAAATCCTATCTCGGTTATTGA
- a CDS encoding ABC transporter ATP-binding protein: protein MTQAQLARGNAPLLAVRDVSVVFGGIIALNGVSFDMHKGNILGLIGPNGAGKTTLFNCLSRLYQPSSGDILMEGVSILTRPPHRIAEIGIGRTFQNVALFPNLSVLDNVRVGTHSRSNSDIISDSLRLGWVRRGEAELNKHVHEIVTYLGLDDVAHTIVSGLPFGTQKRVELARALAADPKILLLDEPAGGLNHEEVHVLGDLIKRIRDERHMTVLLVEHHMGLVMSIADHVVALNFGRKLAEGTPAQVQADPDVIKAYLGSKDQ from the coding sequence ATGACGCAGGCACAGCTCGCGCGGGGCAATGCTCCCCTGCTCGCGGTCCGCGACGTCAGCGTCGTGTTCGGCGGCATCATCGCGCTCAACGGTGTGTCCTTTGACATGCACAAGGGAAACATCCTCGGGCTGATCGGGCCGAACGGCGCCGGCAAGACGACGCTGTTCAATTGCCTCTCCAGGCTCTACCAGCCGTCTTCCGGCGACATCCTGATGGAGGGCGTCAGCATCCTGACGCGCCCACCGCACCGGATCGCCGAGATCGGCATCGGGCGCACCTTCCAGAACGTCGCGCTGTTTCCCAATCTCTCGGTGCTCGACAACGTTCGCGTCGGCACCCATTCCCGTTCCAACAGCGACATCATCAGCGACTCCTTGCGACTGGGCTGGGTGCGCCGTGGCGAGGCCGAACTCAACAAGCACGTCCACGAAATCGTGACCTATCTCGGCCTCGATGACGTCGCCCACACCATCGTGTCAGGCCTGCCGTTCGGTACCCAAAAACGGGTCGAACTGGCGCGCGCTCTGGCCGCGGATCCCAAGATTCTGCTGCTCGACGAACCCGCCGGCGGTCTCAATCACGAAGAAGTCCACGTGCTCGGCGACCTGATCAAGCGCATTCGCGACGAGCGCCACATGACGGTACTGCTGGTCGAACACCACATGGGTCTGGTGATGTCGATCGCCGACCATGTCGTCGCACTCAACTTCGGCCGCAAGCTCGCCGAGGGAACGCCGGCCCAGGTCCAGGCCGACCCGGATGTCATCAAGGCCTATCTCGGGAGCAAGGACCAATGA
- a CDS encoding SDR family NAD(P)-dependent oxidoreductase → MKNTPFDLTGKVAVITGSSRGIGRSSAELLAKLGAKVVISSRKADACHEVAEGIKQAGGDAHVIPCNISRREEVEALIAGTTKHYGKVDILVCNAAVNPYYGPLLDIKDEAFDKIMGSNVKSNIWLCALAIPRMAERGNGSVVIISSIGGLRGSTVIGAYGISKAADFALCRSLAGEWGPKGVRVNCVAPGLVKTDFARALWEDADLLKRRTATTPLRRIGEPDEIAGAVAYLASDASTFMTGQTIVVDGGVTTAAT, encoded by the coding sequence ATGAAAAACACCCCGTTCGATCTCACCGGCAAAGTCGCCGTCATCACCGGCTCCAGCCGCGGCATCGGCCGGTCTTCCGCCGAACTGCTGGCCAAACTCGGCGCGAAGGTCGTGATCTCGAGCCGCAAGGCGGACGCCTGTCACGAGGTCGCCGAAGGCATCAAGCAGGCGGGCGGCGATGCCCATGTCATTCCCTGCAACATCTCACGCCGCGAGGAAGTCGAGGCACTGATCGCAGGCACGACCAAGCACTACGGCAAGGTCGACATCCTCGTCTGCAATGCCGCGGTGAATCCGTATTACGGTCCGCTGCTCGACATCAAGGACGAGGCCTTCGACAAGATCATGGGCAGTAACGTCAAGAGCAACATCTGGCTCTGCGCGCTGGCGATCCCGCGGATGGCGGAGCGCGGCAACGGCTCGGTGGTGATTATCTCTTCCATCGGCGGCCTGCGCGGCTCGACCGTGATCGGCGCCTACGGCATTTCGAAAGCGGCAGATTTCGCGCTGTGCCGCAGCCTCGCCGGCGAATGGGGCCCGAAGGGCGTCCGCGTCAATTGCGTGGCGCCGGGCCTTGTGAAAACCGATTTCGCCCGTGCGCTCTGGGAAGACGCCGACCTCCTCAAGCGCCGCACCGCCACCACGCCGCTGCGCCGGATCGGCGAACCCGACGAAATCGCGGGTGCAGTGGCGTACCTCGCCTCCGACGCCTCGACGTTCATGACCGGCCAGACCATCGTAGTGGATGGCGGCGTGACGACAGCGGCGACGTAG
- the pimD gene encoding pimeloyl-CoA dehydrogenase small subunit has translation MDFDLSEEQRLLKESIDGLLTDSYDFDARKKYQKEKGGWSKAVWGKLAEQGLLGLPFAEADGGFGAGAVETMIVMEALGKALVLEPYLATVVVGGGFLRHGGSAEQKAAHIPGIIDGSKTFAFAQLEKNSRYDLADVSTTAKKKGAAYVIDGEKFVVLNGEKADTLIVTARTKGSRRDRTGIGAFLVPANAKGVTRKGYPTQDGQHAADITFTGVEVGADAVIGDPENGLPLIERVVDEARTAMCAEAVGAMDESLKTTVEYLKTRKQFGVPIGSFQTLQHRAADMFVALEQARSMSMFATMAADFDDAKERATAVAAAKVQIGKSGKFIGQQSIQLHGGIGMTQEAKIGHYFKRLTMIENTFGDTDYHLRRVTDAGGLV, from the coding sequence ATGGATTTTGATTTGTCCGAGGAGCAGCGCCTTCTCAAGGAGAGCATCGACGGTCTGTTGACCGACTCCTATGATTTCGATGCGCGCAAGAAGTACCAGAAGGAGAAGGGCGGCTGGAGCAAGGCCGTCTGGGGCAAGCTCGCCGAGCAGGGCTTGCTGGGCCTGCCGTTCGCGGAAGCCGATGGCGGCTTTGGCGCCGGTGCCGTCGAAACCATGATCGTGATGGAAGCGCTCGGCAAGGCGCTGGTGCTGGAGCCGTATCTGGCCACCGTCGTGGTCGGCGGCGGTTTCCTGCGCCATGGCGGCTCGGCCGAGCAGAAGGCCGCGCATATCCCGGGCATCATCGACGGCAGCAAGACCTTTGCCTTCGCGCAGCTCGAGAAGAACTCGCGCTATGACCTCGCCGATGTCTCGACCACGGCCAAGAAGAAGGGCGCGGCTTACGTCATCGACGGCGAAAAGTTCGTCGTGCTCAACGGCGAGAAAGCCGACACCTTGATCGTGACTGCGCGCACCAAGGGCAGCCGGCGCGACAGGACCGGCATCGGCGCGTTCCTCGTGCCGGCGAATGCCAAAGGCGTCACCCGCAAGGGCTATCCAACCCAAGACGGGCAGCATGCGGCCGACATCACCTTCACCGGCGTCGAGGTCGGCGCAGATGCTGTAATCGGCGATCCCGAGAACGGCCTGCCGCTGATCGAGCGCGTGGTCGATGAAGCCCGCACCGCGATGTGCGCGGAAGCCGTCGGCGCGATGGACGAATCGCTGAAGACGACGGTCGAATACCTCAAGACGCGAAAGCAATTCGGCGTGCCGATCGGCAGCTTCCAGACCCTGCAGCATCGCGCCGCCGATATGTTCGTCGCCCTCGAACAGGCCCGCAGCATGTCGATGTTCGCGACCATGGCGGCCGATTTCGACGACGCCAAGGAGCGAGCAACCGCTGTCGCCGCCGCCAAGGTGCAGATCGGAAAGTCAGGCAAGTTCATCGGCCAGCAGTCGATCCAGCTCCACGGCGGCATCGGCATGACCCAGGAAGCCAAGATCGGCCACTACTTCAAGCGGCTGACCATGATCGAGAATACGTTTGGCGACACCGACTACCACCTCCGCCGCGTTACCGACGCGGGCGGGCTGGTGTAG